CGGGCGCGGACTTCGCGGCGCTGGCCAGGCAGTACTCCGAAGACGAGTCCAACAAGGGCACCGGCGGCGACCTGGGGTTCTTCGGGCGCGGCGCGATGGTCAAGGAGTTCGAGGACGCGGCATTCGCGCTGGAGCCGGGGCAGATCAGCGACGTCGTGAAGACACAGTTCGGCTACCACGTGATCAAGCTCGCCGAGAAGAAGGCGACCGAGGCGCGAACCTTCGACCAGGTGCGCGCGCAGATTGAGGATCAGCTCAAGTGGGAGCGCGCGCAGCAGCAGGCACAGCAGATCGCCGAAGAGATCGCCGACGATCTGGACTCGGCGGCCGACCTGGACACGGTGGGAAAGGCCCGCGGCCTCACCGTCGGCGAGTCAGGCTTCTTCGAGCGTGAGGAGCCGATCGCCGGCCTCGGGTTCTCGCCGGAGGCGGGCGCGGCGGCCTTCCAGTCGAAGGACGGGGCGGTCAGCGATCCGATCCGCACCCCGCAGGGGATCGCCTTCGTGGCGGTCACCGGCAGGCAGGACTCGCAGGTGCCTGCCCTGGACGCCGTGAAGGACAAGGCGCGCGAGGCGCTGCTGAAGGACAAGTCGGTGGAGGCGGCACGCGCGAAGGCGGCGTCGGTGGCGGCCTCCTTCAAGGCGGGGGATTTCGCCGCGGCGGCCAAGGGGGCCGGGCTCGACGTGAAGACCACCGAGCTCGTCGCGCGCGGCGCATCGCTGCCCGAGGTGGGAGTCAGCGACGCGGTGGACGCCGCGGTGTTTGCGCTGCCGGCCGGCAGCGTGACCGATCCGGTTCCGACCGGGAACGGGATTGTCATCGCGCGCGTCGTGGAACGCAGCGACGTGACGCCGCAGGACATCGCGCAGGGGCGCGCTGCGCTGCGCGAGCAGATCCTGACCGAGCGCCGCAACCGCTTCTTCAGCGCCTACATGACGAAGGCGAAGCAGAAGATGAGGATCGAGATCAATCGGGACGTGCTCAGGCAGGTTGTGGCGTAGCGGAACGCGGTGTGCCGGCCTTACCGGCGCTTGACCCTGGCGGTGGGTCACGAACAACCCCGATAGTTCTGTTGCCGAGGCGACTCCGGACTTGGAGTCGCGATCAAGGTCTGAAAGCCCTTCGGCTTCTTCTCTGCGTTCGGCGTTGGAGAGCCCCTCGAATCCCTCGAACCCCTCGAATCCCTCGAACCTTCTCGAACCCCCTCGAACCCCCTCGAACCCTCTCGAACCTATCGAACTTCTCTCCCCCCAGCTCCCTCTGCTTTCAACATCCCGTGACTCAATATCGCCCCAATTTCCTTGAGCACCGTGTCGGTGTCCTGTCCGAAATGGTCCGGGACGCCGAACAGCACTTCCACGGTGAAGTAATGCAGCAGGAACCTCGTCGTCAGCATGACGGCGGCGAGCGGTGAAACGTCGCCGCGCATGAGACCCTGCACGCGGCGCCTCGCTTCGGGCGTCGCCAGGAACGCCTCGAACCGGCTGGCCATGTCGGAATAGAACTTCCGGATGTGGCTCCCCTCGAACTCCACCACGTCCACGTAGATGAGCGCGATGTAGGGGCGGTAGCGCTCGACGGTCTCGCGCGCGGCCCGGCCGAGCGCCTCGAGATTGTCGGGAAACGCGCCGTCGAACAGCGCGCGGTTGAACGGGTAATCGGGCGACTCCACCGCCTCCCAGTAGCGATCGAGCAGCGTCCGGAACACCGTCTCCTTGTCCGGAAACTGGTGATACACGTTCCCGGTGGAGACGCCCGCCTTCACGGCGATGTCGCGCATGCTGGTGCCGTGGTAGCCCTGAGTCGAAAAGAGCTTCAGGGCGGCATCGAGGATCTGCGCGCGGCTGCGGCCGGAACGCTCTTCCTGGTTCAACCGCCGCTGTCCCCGGCCCCGCGCCGTCTTGGTGGTTCGCATCGTCTATCCTCTCAGGCGGATCGAAGCACGGTGCAGACCGACGCGCAGAGCGGCCCGCCAATGTTGAACGTGGCGGCCGCGCGGGGCTGCGCCACCTGCAGTGGCGCCGGGGCCTTGCCCAGCAACTGCCAGGCGCACCAGCCAATCATCGCGATGCCGGTCGCCCCGACGGGATGCCCTTTCGCAATCAGGCCGCCCGACGTGTTGATGCCGCACTCGCCGTCCGGCCGCGCCTTGCCGTCAACCCAGTATTTCGCCCCCCTTCCGTATTCAGCCTTGCCGATGACCTCGGTGCCGATCGCCCCCGCGACCGTGAAACAGTCGTGCACCTCGGCGACATTGACGTCCGCCGGCGCGACGGCCGCCATGTCGTAGGCGCGCCGCATGGCCGCGTACGCGCCGGCCGGACGCAGCGTCTCGCGCCCCGCCTTCATCAACGGGTCGGTGGCCTGGCTCCAGCCGGCGACGCGGACCGCGTCGGCGCGTTTCACGCCGAGCTTCGCGAGCCCCTCTTCGGTCGCGAGAATCAGCGCGGCGTAGCCGTCGGTGATCTGTGAGCAGTCATAGGTCTTCAGCGGCAGGCCGTCCACGATGTAGCGGTTGATTCCGCCGATCGTGCATGCGGCGTCGACGGTCAGCTCGACGTTCCGCATCTGGGCACACGGGTTCTCACGCGCATTGGCGTACTCCTGCACGGCGATCTGCGCCAGGTCGCGCTCGCTCGCGCCGTGCGACTCCATGTAGGCCGCCATGATCTCCGCGAACAGGTGCGGGAAGACAAACGTCCTGCCCTCGCGTTCGGCGGGATGCGAGTAGTAACCCAGCACCTCGCCGACGAGCCTGCCGTCCATCTTGCCTTCCGCGTCGCGCATCTTCTCGTAGCCGGCGGCGACGCCGACCTCGCCGAGCCCGCACTGCAGTTTCTGGATGACCGAGAGCACCGCCTGCCCGCCCGACGCGCAGGCGTTCTCCACCGACTCGATCGGCTTGCCCGCCAGCCCCGGCACCATCGCCATCAGGCCCGAAAGCAGCCCCTGGCGGTTCAGCGTGAAGTTGCACGCGGCGCCGATCGACCCGACGTCGATCGCCGCGGCATCGGCATCGATCGTCCGGCACACCTCGTCGACCGAACGACTGACGATGGTGGGCACGTCCATCGCGAGGAGCTTCCCGAACCGGGACTGGTGATAGGCCGCAATGTAGATGGGTTTCGTCATAGTCGTTTCTGCAGTTCCGTCTTGACCACCTTCCCGTACGCCGTGCGCGG
This region of Acidobacteriota bacterium genomic DNA includes:
- a CDS encoding thiolase family protein — encoded protein: MTKPIYIAAYHQSRFGKLLAMDVPTIVSRSVDEVCRTIDADAAAIDVGSIGAACNFTLNRQGLLSGLMAMVPGLAGKPIESVENACASGGQAVLSVIQKLQCGLGEVGVAAGYEKMRDAEGKMDGRLVGEVLGYYSHPAEREGRTFVFPHLFAEIMAAYMESHGASERDLAQIAVQEYANARENPCAQMRNVELTVDAACTIGGINRYIVDGLPLKTYDCSQITDGYAALILATEEGLAKLGVKRADAVRVAGWSQATDPLMKAGRETLRPAGAYAAMRRAYDMAAVAPADVNVAEVHDCFTVAGAIGTEVIGKAEYGRGAKYWVDGKARPDGECGINTSGGLIAKGHPVGATGIAMIGWCAWQLLGKAPAPLQVAQPRAAATFNIGGPLCASVCTVLRSA
- a CDS encoding peptidyl-prolyl cis-trans isomerase, whose protein sequence is MTMLDRMRRHKGWLKWSLGLVVLAFILLYVPDFLGGGGRYSLQGTDTYGLNDAIATVEGRTITAGEFRRTYLNQLQAYQNAYGGQMNEQLLKQLGIDQRILQQMIDEEVALVEADRLDIDTTDAELDRRIRTMPAFLENGQFIGQQRYRQLLRMQRPPLRPEEFEAELRRSLVIQKLRSALTDWMRVSDAEVDAEFRTRNEKVKLELVVFGADRFRDGLTASDAEVAAYYEKNKEQFRTGPKRKVKYLLIDLQALRGKVTVPPQDARRYYDQNVEQFSTPEQIKASHVLVKAEGKDDAAARKIAEDVLAKAKAGADFAALARQYSEDESNKGTGGDLGFFGRGAMVKEFEDAAFALEPGQISDVVKTQFGYHVIKLAEKKATEARTFDQVRAQIEDQLKWERAQQQAQQIAEEIADDLDSAADLDTVGKARGLTVGESGFFEREEPIAGLGFSPEAGAAAFQSKDGAVSDPIRTPQGIAFVAVTGRQDSQVPALDAVKDKAREALLKDKSVEAARAKAASVAASFKAGDFAAAAKGAGLDVKTTELVARGASLPEVGVSDAVDAAVFALPAGSVTDPVPTGNGIVIARVVERSDVTPQDIAQGRAALREQILTERRNRFFSAYMTKAKQKMRIEINRDVLRQVVA
- a CDS encoding TetR/AcrR family transcriptional regulator produces the protein MRTTKTARGRGQRRLNQEERSGRSRAQILDAALKLFSTQGYHGTSMRDIAVKAGVSTGNVYHQFPDKETVFRTLLDRYWEAVESPDYPFNRALFDGAFPDNLEALGRAARETVERYRPYIALIYVDVVEFEGSHIRKFYSDMASRFEAFLATPEARRRVQGLMRGDVSPLAAVMLTTRFLLHYFTVEVLFGVPDHFGQDTDTVLKEIGAILSHGMLKAEGAGGREVR